A single window of Promicromonospora sukumoe DNA harbors:
- a CDS encoding carbohydrate ABC transporter permease, with amino-acid sequence MKDLMKALPWIGPAVALIATVVLFPVGLMFWNSTRDISQSGVDGGGVGLANFATVIGFQYFWPILGRTVVWVVVVVACTLIGSLALAALLNKAFPGRRLVRMAVIVPWASSVVMTTLVVHYGLEPYFGIINSFLVDVGLISTPEGYGWTRHPGTAFAWAMAVAVFVSLPFTTYTVLAGLQTVPGETVEAARIDGASGFRTYFSVVLPQLRGAISVAVLINIINVFNSLPILRVMTGSIPGYDADTVMTMIFKYMQNQRQIDLASALSVIAFLVVIAIVAVYVRVVRPLEEV; translated from the coding sequence GTGAAGGACCTGATGAAGGCCCTGCCGTGGATCGGGCCCGCGGTCGCACTCATTGCGACCGTGGTCCTGTTCCCGGTCGGCCTGATGTTCTGGAACTCGACACGCGACATCAGCCAGAGCGGCGTCGACGGCGGGGGAGTGGGCCTCGCGAACTTCGCGACGGTCATCGGCTTCCAGTACTTCTGGCCGATCCTCGGGCGGACGGTCGTGTGGGTGGTCGTCGTCGTCGCCTGCACCCTGATCGGGTCGCTGGCGCTCGCGGCACTGCTGAACAAGGCGTTCCCGGGCCGCCGGCTCGTGCGGATGGCCGTCATCGTGCCGTGGGCGTCCAGCGTGGTCATGACGACGCTGGTGGTGCACTACGGCCTGGAGCCGTACTTCGGCATCATCAACTCGTTCCTCGTGGACGTCGGCCTGATCAGCACGCCGGAGGGCTACGGCTGGACCCGGCACCCCGGCACCGCGTTCGCGTGGGCCATGGCGGTGGCCGTGTTCGTGTCGCTGCCGTTCACCACCTACACGGTCCTCGCCGGGCTCCAGACGGTGCCCGGCGAGACCGTGGAGGCCGCGCGCATCGACGGCGCCAGCGGGTTCCGCACCTACTTCAGCGTGGTGCTCCCGCAGCTCCGCGGCGCGATCTCGGTGGCGGTGCTGATCAACATCATCAACGTGTTCAACTCGCTGCCGATCCTGCGCGTCATGACGGGGTCCATCCCCGGGTACGACGCCGACACCGTCATGACGATGATCTTCAAGTACATGCAGAACCAGCGGCAGATCGACCTGGCCAGCGCGCTGTCCGTCATCGCGTTCCTGGTGGTCATCGCCATCGTCGCCGTCTACGTGCGGGTCGTCCGCCCCCTGGAGGAGGTCTGA
- a CDS encoding carbohydrate ABC transporter permease produces MTTITDPGTTPRDATRPPSGDRRRVRKYTTDQVPLGSVLLRVLAGLVVLVVFLLPYLIMFFGSVKTKAEIRSVDPTYFPTEWHWDNYVTMWSTPETPLAQNLISTLVISLCATLLVLAVALPAAYYTARFRFRGRLVFLFLVIVTQMVQPAVLTSGLFRQFIALGILDTWLAMILVNAAFNLSFAVWIMHSFFAGIPKEVDEAAQLDGAGTFAVLTKINLPLVWPGIVTAVVFTFVASWNEFAASLVLLTTAGNQPLSVALTKFVGQYETSWHYVFGVSVVAIVPVVILFMIIEKRLVGGLVAGSVK; encoded by the coding sequence ATGACCACGATCACCGACCCGGGGACCACCCCGCGCGACGCGACCCGGCCGCCGTCGGGCGACCGGCGGCGGGTACGGAAGTACACGACCGACCAGGTGCCACTTGGCTCCGTGCTGCTGCGGGTGCTGGCCGGGCTCGTGGTGCTGGTGGTGTTCCTGCTGCCGTACCTGATCATGTTCTTCGGCTCCGTGAAGACGAAGGCCGAGATCAGGTCGGTCGACCCCACCTACTTCCCCACCGAGTGGCACTGGGACAACTACGTCACCATGTGGTCCACGCCCGAGACGCCGCTCGCGCAGAACCTGATCTCCACCCTGGTGATCTCGCTGTGCGCCACGCTGCTCGTGCTCGCCGTGGCGCTGCCCGCGGCCTACTACACGGCGCGGTTCCGGTTCCGGGGGCGGCTCGTCTTCCTGTTCCTCGTGATCGTGACCCAGATGGTGCAGCCCGCGGTGCTCACGTCGGGCCTGTTCCGCCAGTTCATCGCCCTCGGCATCCTCGACACGTGGCTCGCGATGATCCTGGTCAACGCGGCGTTCAACCTGTCGTTCGCCGTCTGGATCATGCACAGCTTCTTCGCGGGCATCCCCAAGGAGGTCGACGAGGCCGCGCAGCTCGACGGCGCCGGCACGTTCGCCGTCCTGACCAAGATCAACCTGCCGCTCGTCTGGCCGGGGATCGTCACGGCGGTCGTGTTCACGTTCGTCGCCTCCTGGAACGAGTTCGCGGCCTCGCTCGTGCTGCTGACGACGGCGGGCAACCAGCCGCTGTCGGTGGCGCTCACCAAGTTCGTGGGCCAGTACGAGACGTCGTGGCACTACGTGTTCGGGGTGTCCGTGGTGGCGATCGTGCCCGTCGTGATCCTGTTCATGATCATCGAGAAGCGCCTGGTGGGCGGCCTGGTGGCGGGGTCCGTGAAGTAG
- a CDS encoding extracellular solute-binding protein, whose translation MVITLAATTGLTACGFGGSSGEATGDGTTLDLLVPSYSDATQGLWDDVIAGFEEENPDIDVNLQVESWDNLESVIATKIQGGDAPDIYNGGPFAGFAEDELLYPVEDVTSDETYADFQPTFLENAQVGGTTYGLPFIASARALFVNDALLEEAGADVPATWDELLDSAKKVSELGGGVAGYGMPLGSEEAQAEAAVWLWGGGGSFGDSEAITIDTPENLPGAEFVKTMIDEGATQADPGATDRSPLFDIFVQGKVGMQVGLPPSVGQIESDNPELEYSIHPIPTEDGSPFTLGVADHLMAFQNDGDKQEAITAFFDYFYTADVYVPWVQAEGFLPTTLSGSEQLAGEEALAPFLEVLPDAQFYPTTNPDWSATDSAFKALFGQLDGKKSAQDVLTEVQEQVDAG comes from the coding sequence ATGGTGATCACGCTTGCCGCGACGACAGGACTCACGGCCTGCGGGTTCGGCGGGTCCAGCGGCGAGGCGACCGGCGACGGGACGACCCTCGACCTGCTCGTCCCCAGCTACTCCGACGCCACCCAGGGCCTGTGGGACGACGTCATCGCCGGTTTCGAGGAAGAAAACCCGGACATCGACGTCAACCTGCAGGTCGAGTCCTGGGACAACCTCGAGTCCGTCATCGCCACCAAGATCCAGGGCGGCGACGCACCCGACATCTACAACGGCGGCCCCTTCGCGGGCTTCGCCGAGGACGAGCTGCTGTACCCGGTCGAGGACGTCACCTCCGACGAGACCTACGCCGACTTCCAGCCGACGTTCCTGGAGAACGCGCAGGTCGGCGGCACCACGTACGGCCTGCCCTTCATCGCCTCGGCCCGCGCGCTGTTCGTCAACGACGCCCTCCTGGAGGAGGCCGGCGCCGACGTGCCCGCCACCTGGGACGAGCTGCTCGACTCCGCCAAGAAGGTCTCCGAGCTCGGCGGCGGCGTGGCCGGCTACGGCATGCCGCTCGGCTCCGAGGAGGCGCAGGCCGAGGCCGCGGTGTGGCTATGGGGCGGCGGGGGCAGCTTTGGCGACTCCGAGGCCATCACGATCGACACCCCGGAGAACCTCCCGGGCGCCGAGTTCGTCAAGACGATGATCGACGAGGGCGCCACCCAGGCCGACCCCGGCGCCACCGACCGCAGCCCGCTGTTCGACATCTTCGTCCAGGGCAAGGTCGGCATGCAGGTGGGCCTGCCGCCGAGCGTCGGGCAGATCGAGTCGGACAACCCCGAGCTCGAGTACTCGATCCACCCCATCCCCACCGAGGACGGCTCGCCGTTCACGCTGGGCGTGGCCGACCACCTCATGGCGTTCCAGAACGACGGCGACAAGCAGGAGGCCATCACCGCCTTCTTCGACTACTTCTACACCGCCGACGTCTACGTGCCGTGGGTCCAGGCCGAGGGCTTCCTGCCCACCACCCTGTCGGGCTCGGAGCAGCTCGCCGGCGAGGAGGCGCTCGCGCCGTTCCTCGAGGTGCTGCCCGACGCGCAGTTCTACCCGACGACCAACCCCGACTGGTCCGCCACGGACTCCGCGTTCAAGGCGCTCTTCGGCCAGCTCGACGGGAAGAAGTCGGCCCAGGACGTCCTGACCGAGGTCCAGGAGCAGGTCGACGCGGGCTGA